One genomic segment of Caldimonas brevitalea includes these proteins:
- a CDS encoding helix-turn-helix domain-containing protein has translation MKPSRVAVGMAVRALREAAQLSSAGLAAVAGVHPSSLSRTENGLRDLGFAEAVAISAATKVNLGVLGQIAACLDGGPVAEMVRQKAEAAALLDELTAAALDHAVAARQEG, from the coding sequence ATGAAACCGAGCCGGGTAGCGGTTGGTATGGCAGTGCGAGCGCTGCGTGAGGCGGCGCAGCTGTCGTCTGCAGGTCTGGCTGCGGTGGCCGGCGTGCACCCGAGCTCGCTGAGCAGGACCGAGAACGGGTTGCGAGATCTGGGGTTTGCCGAGGCTGTGGCAATTTCGGCGGCGACGAAGGTCAACCTCGGCGTGCTGGGCCAGATTGCCGCGTGCCTCGACGGCGGGCCGGTGGCTGAGATGGTGCGACAGAAGGCAGAGGCGGCCGCGCTTCTCGACGAACTGACGGCCGCCGCGCTCGATCACGCCGTGGCAGCCAGGCAGGAGGGATGA
- a CDS encoding phage protein NinX family protein: MGKKVSELEGAELDLWVLRAERGDPGLVIRGIPQPYSTEWSVGGPIIERERIELHTGSAGKPFWVAYCGAGDLRGTGDSALTAAMRAYVASKFGEEVPG; the protein is encoded by the coding sequence ATGGGCAAGAAGGTAAGCGAGCTAGAAGGCGCAGAGCTGGACCTGTGGGTGCTGCGGGCTGAGCGCGGCGACCCCGGGCTGGTGATCCGCGGCATCCCTCAACCGTACTCAACGGAGTGGAGCGTCGGCGGCCCAATCATCGAGAGGGAGCGGATTGAGCTGCATACGGGCTCCGCGGGGAAGCCGTTCTGGGTCGCCTACTGCGGCGCGGGCGACCTGAGAGGAACTGGAGACTCAGCGCTGACCGCCGCAATGCGCGCCTACGTCGCCTCGAAGTTTGGCGAAGAGGTGCCGGGATGA